The region GGCGGCCTCAGGGCGATCCGGACCACCGGCCGGACGGTGACGGGCCGCAGAACGCGCCGCACGACCGGCCCGGTCCGGACGAGGTGAACCACCGGCACGCCGAGTCCACGCCCGCCGGCACGTCGTTCCACCGGGGCGACGACGACATGGGCGACCTTCCGCAGCGCGTCCGGCCGGACCCGGACGGGCGGTACACCGTCGACGTGCACGTCACGCCGGACGGTCGCGCCCGGATCGGGGACCACACCTACTCGCCGGAGGAGTTCGCGGACATCCTGCGCCGCAACGGCGACTACGACGGCCGCCCGATCCGGCTGATCGGCTGCGACGCGGGCTCCAACGACTTCGCCCGCCGGCTGTCCCGGGAGCTCGACACCCCGGTGCTGGCCCCGACCAAGCCCGCGTGGACCGACTCGCAGGGCCGGGTGTTCTCGTCGGACTACGACGTCGACGCCAACGGCAACCGCACGCCCCGCATCCCGCCCAACGGGCAGTGGGACACCCACCACCCCGACGGCAGCACGGCCAGGGCGGGCGACGACGCGTTCACCCCGGACACGCCCGACGCCGACAAGCACGACCTCGACCCGGACGACGCGCAGGCGCGGGGTGACGGCGACAACGGTCTCGACGCCGACGACGACCCGGCGTTCGACCCGCCGCCGCCCACCCGGGTCATCCACCCCGACGACCCGGCGTTCCACGAGCGGTTCGTGGACTGGGACCGGCCCACGCACCGGCCCGGCGCGACGCCGCAGGACCCGCCGGTGCCGATCGCCGTGCACGACCCGCCGATCCAGGTGCCGCACCAGGAACGGCCGATGATCCCGGACGGCAACGCCGACCCGGACTTCCACCGGCCGACCACGCCCGACCCGGTGCCGCCGTCGCTGCGCGGCCACACCCCGCTCAGCGAGTACACCGCCTACCCGGTGGTGCACGCGAACGGCACCCGGACGACGTTCTTCACCGACGAGCACGGCAACGTCAAGTGGGTTGAGGCCGAGCCGGGCTCGAAGCAGAACACCGCGCTCGACGCGGAGGGCAACCCGCTGGGCAAGGAGGCGCAGAAGTGGGCGGGGTTCAACCCCGACCTCGGTCACCCGCTGCTGCCCGACGCCCAGTACCGGGTGCCGAACTACCACAACGACGAGCTGTTCCTGACCTTCCACACCGACCGGCACGGCCAGACCGACTCGATGACCGGCGACGTGGAGGCCGGCGGGCAGACCCCGGACTACCGCGACGACCAGAAGGAGCGGGGCGCGCAGCGGCGGGCCCAGATGGAGGGCGAGGCGGCGTTCCCGCCGGAGACCCCGGACCGCCCGCGCACCGACCAGGAGACCCAGGACGCGCGGGTCAAGTGGGCGGGCGGGCACCTGGTGTCCAACGAACTCGGCGGGCTCGGCGAGTACCTGAACATGCACCCGCAGATGGCGGCGTCGAACTCCGGCAACTACAAGGACGGCTGGACCAACGCGGCGTCGTGGCGGGCGCAGGAGGTGCAGCTCAAGACCTTCTCGGAGGATCCCGGCCAGGACATCCGCAACTACCAGGTGCGGATGCAGCGCGACGCGGACGGCGTGCCGGGCGAGGTGACCATGCGCTGGCAGGAGGTCACCTACAAGACCGGTCCGGACGGGCAGCCGACACTGGACGAGCAGCGCCGGCCGATCGTGGATTCCGTGGTCACCAAGGAACGGGTGTTCCCGAACAAGCCGGAGGTGAACTATGGACCCCTCGAACGGTTCAAGGGCCGCTGAGCTGGTCGCCGAGGCCGCCAACGCGCTCGCGTCGGCCGCCCCGGCGGGCTGGTCGGAACTGGCGCTGTCGGTCACCGCGACGGTGCTGGCCTACGACTACGCGGTCTCGGTGCAGGACGACCGGGGTGCCGACCCGGGCACGGTGGTGCTGTCGCCGGTGGTGATCGACGCGTTCCAGGAGTTGCGGGGCGTGCTGTACGAAGAGGACCGCGGCACGTGGTTCTCCGCGCGGCTGGTGCTGCGGCGCGGTGCGGAGCCCGAGGTGTCGTTCAACTACGACCAGGACCCGAAGTGGTGGCCCGCGCTGCACCCGGCGACGTTCGTCCGGGACCTGGAGGTCTTCCCGCGCACCGAACAGCACATCCCGCCGTGGCTGCGGGCGTTCCTGGACGAGGGCGAGGCGGCGGTGCTCGCCCAGGAAGGACGGCAAGCCCAGCAAGCGCAGGAAGGCCGGCAAGCGCAGGAAGGCCGGCAAGCGCGGGAAGCCCCGCGAGCGCAGCGGTAGGCTGCGGACGGACCAGCACCGCGCCCGCCGACCGGGCGCGTCCTAGGAGGACTCCACACCATGCCGAACTGGCCGCAGCTCAGCCCCGTCGAGCAGCAGCAGGCGCTGGCCGAGATCACGCGGGCCGTGATCCCCACGCTGCCCGAGGGCTGGCAGCGCCTGGTGCTGCGGGCCGACATGATCGGCCGGCACACCCAGGCGGAGGCGGGTGTCCAGATGGCCGACAAGTCGGTGCGCGGCTGGGAGATCCCGCCGGAGGTGTGGCGGTCGTTCCAGGAGCTGCGCAAGGGCATGTACGCCGAGGGCCTGGGGTCGTGGGTCGGCTTCGAGTACGTCGTGGACCCGCCGTTCCGCTACCAGATCCGCTACAACCGCGACGAGCGGCCGGCGTTCCAGACCCCGCCGACGCCGGACGACTTCGCCACCGAGAACCGCTGGTTCCCGCGCACCGAGGAGAACATGACCTCCTGGTTCCGCGAGGGCCTCGGCGACCAGGCGTCCTGACCCGGCACCGTCCACAGTGGACGTCCACTGTGGACGGTGTGACCGGCGGTGAAGCGGGGGTCAGGGTTTGCTGAACGACGCGGCGAGGATCTGGCGGGTGGAGGCGTCGGGCAGGTAGGCGCGCAGCAGGGCCAGGCCGATGCGCGGCAGGTCGGCCTCGTCGCGGTAGGCCAGGTGGACGGGCTCGTAGCGCGGTGAGAACTTCGCCTTGAACGCGTGCAGCGAGCGGAAGCCGTACAGCGGTTCCATCGCGCCGCCCAGCTTGTCCAGCACCCGGTCGACGCCCTCCAGGTCGGCGGAGCCGCCGCGGGCCAGCGGCGCGCCGGACAGCGAGACGAACCGCGCGCCGCGCTCGCGCAGTTCCAGGCACGCCGACGCGATCATGAACTCCATCACCGGCCGGAACCCGTCGGTGCGCCGGCGCATGACGTCGAGCGTCCACCCGCGCACCTGGCCGCCCGGCCCGAACACCGGCAGCCACGACGTCACCCCGTGCACGCTGCCGGTGCCGTCGATCGCCAGGCCGACCCACACCCGCGGGTCGAGCGCCTCGTCCACGCCGCCGAGCGTGAAGCCCATCTCGGGCAGGCCCTTGTCGCCCACCCACTGCTCGGAGATCGCCCGCACCTGCGCCAGGATGGCGAACGGCTCGTCGGCCAGCCGCACCAGCCGGAACTCCAGGCCGTCGCGCTTGGCGTGGTTGAGCGCGGTGCGGATGTCCTGCCACTTCTTGCCCTTGAACGACAGCTCCGGCAGGTCCACGACGGTGTCCTCGGCGATCTGCACGGTCTGCCAGCCGTCGGCCCGCGCGGCCCGCGCGACCTCGTCGGTGACCGAGAACAGGCACGGCACCAGCCCGCCGTGCTCGCTCATCGCGGCGAACTCGCGGACCGCCTCGGCGGCCGTCCCGGCGGGCACCACCGGGTCGGCCAGCGCGATCGCGACGCCCGCGTGGCGCTGGTAGCCGACGTACCCGCGCCCGTCGAGGGTGAAGTAGAACCGGTTCTCCGGCCACACCGTCATCCACGACATGGTCGAGCCGCCCACGTCGGTGAGCAGGCCGCGGGCCCGGCTGAGGTTGAGCTCGTCGGCGGCGACCCCGCCGATCAGCCGGCGGCGCAGCGGAACCCGGAACGAGCCCCGGTTGAACAGCAGCAGCGCCAGCTCGCCGAGCCACAGCAGCCCGCTGCTCAGCGCGACCGGCGCGCCCTCGGGCAGTTCGCCGAGCAGGATGAACAGCAGCGCGAACGCCGCGCCCAGCACGTTGAGCGCGCCGAGCACGACGGCCACCCACCACGCCCACCGCTTGCCGTACCGCAGCTGGTTGGCCACGAAGCCGACCAGCACGAGGTCGATCAGCACGTCCAGCAGCGGCAGGGCGTCACCGGAGGTCTCGCCGAACGGCCCGTGCCCCGGGAACAGCAGCACCACCAGCTCCACGAACACCAACGCGAGCATCCCGCCGAACGCCAGGATCCGGGTCTCCCGCCGGGTGCGCGGCGCGTACCCCGGCTCGACGCCCCACAGCCGCTGCCCGACGACCATGCCGACGAACACGGCCAGCCCGTGCGAGACGTCGGTCAGCGTCCCCTCGAACAGGAACGCGACGGTCGCGTAGAACCACAGCGCCGCCCGGACCCGCAGCCGCCACGGCGAGCGCAGCGTCGCCGACGTGACCGCGACGACCGCCAACGCGCCGGTGGTGAACCCGACGTCACGGGCCTGCGCCACGTGCTGCGCCCACGTCCACGACGTCGTGGACAGCGCCCACACCAGCAGCGACGCGCCGGTGATCCCGGCGAACTGGCCGATCACCGCGACCAGCGCCGCCCGCTTGGTGCCCAGCCGCAGCTCGCACGCGCCGACCAGCACCGCGAACAGCAGCACGCCGCCGACGAACTGGACCGGGTTGAGGGTGAAGAACCACCCGACGACGAACGTCCAGACCTTGCCCTCGCGCAGCGCCGGCACCCCGTAGGCGACCTCGTGGAACCACGACTCGCGCCACAGCGGCCGCCACACCGTGCGGCTGACCAGGCCGACCAGGACCAGCGCGCAGACCACCGCGCCGGTGAACGGGACCCGGCGCACCAGCTGGGGCACGCCGCCGACCGCGCGGGACGCCCAGGTCTCGAACCCGGTCACCGCCCCGGCCGCTCCAGCGCGGTCGGCAGGGCCTGGGTCGGTACGGCCACCTCGTTCATCCACCCCTGCACCTCGGTCTCGTCCCCGGCCGGCGGCGGAGCACCCCGCACGTCCGGACAGCGCCGGCGCGCCGTCAAGTCCACCGGGGTCGCCGCGGTGAAAGCCCGGCGTCCCCGTGGAAGGTCAACCGTATTGTCTCGGCGCGGTCCTCGCTGGTCGCCGGCTCTCGCCCGGGTGCCGCCGAACGACCAGCCGCCACCAGGCGCGCTGCGGCGAGCGCGCCGACGATCACGGGTGCGCTCGGCACGGGACCATCTGTTGGCGACCCTGCGCCCACGTAGTCGGCTTCCGGTCGAGCGCTCACGGGTCGTGCCGGCCCGCGAACAGGTCGACCAGCGGGTCCCACCGGTTGCGCCTGCCCGTCGGGAACCGGCGTTGCGCCCGCAGCATCTTGCGTGATTCCCGAGGGTATCTGCGGCGCGCCCAGAACGACGTGGGCCGGGCCAGTCGCAGCGCCACCACCAGGGCCACGACCGGCACGAACAGGCCCACGACACCGGTCAGCGTCCGTCCTTTGAGGATCGCCACGACCGAGCAGAGGACGTTCACCGCGACCACCGCCAACGCCACCCAGTGGTTGTCCTCGGGGTCTTGGTCGAACGGCGAGAGGCCCGTCAGCATCAGCAGCCCGACGACGAGCGCGACGAGCACCGCGTCCACCGACCGGCGGCCCTCGGGACCCCAGTACACGTCGTCCAGCCGCAGCCACAGCGCGAACTCGTCCAGGGTGAGCGCCGCGCCCACGCCGAACAGCGCGCCGGTGAGGTCCGCCCAGCCTTCCTGCGGCCGGTAGACCAGCCCGGTCGCGCCGACGCCGAGCAGCAGGAAGATGCCGAACACCTGGTGGTGCAGGTGCACCCCGCCCACCGACAGGTCCCGGAACGGCCCGCGCCCGGCCCGGATCAGCCCGGTCACCAGCCTGGTCACCAGGAACGTCACCACGAACGCCGCCACCAGCCAGGCGACCACGGAGCGGTCGGCCACCGCGCCCGCCTCCTCTCCGGGTCCGGGCGTGCCGGGAGACCGACCGGAACCGACACTGTGGCGCAGGTCTCGGTGGGCCGCCAGTCGATCGTCCGCAGTGGACGCGGGTGGACCGGGTCGGGGCGGGCCGGCGGTCGCTGCACGATAATTGCGGTATGTCGGTTGTGCTGAGTGTGGGGGAGACCCGCCGGAGCGGGTCGCGTGCGGTCCGTGGTTGACGCGCTGCGCAGGATGCCGTTCACCGCGGCCGTGGTCGCGGTGATGCTCGTGGTCGGGGTGGCGACCGGGGCGCTGTGGACCGAGGCGTCGGCCCAGCCGTGGTACGGGCAGGTCGCCTTCGGGGTGCCGGCACTGGAGGCCGGCCGCTGGTGGACGCCGGTGACCGGCGCTTTCCTGGCGTTCGTACCGCTGGCCTACCTGCCGATGGCCGGCTCGTTCGCGTTGTTCGTGGGGGCGGCCGAGTGGTTGCGCGGGACGAAGTTCGCGGTGGTCGCGGCCGTGGTGTCGCACCTCGGCGCGGTGCTGCTGAGCGTGCTGCTGCTGGTGGTGCTGCGCGCGACCGGCTGGGAGTGGGCGGTCCGCGTCGCGGGCACCGTGGACGTCGGGTTCTCGGCGGGCGCGCTGGCCGTGGGCGCGGTCGTGTCGGCGACCCTCGCACAGCCGTGGCGCAGCCGGATCCGGCTCGGGCTGGGGCTCTACGTGGTGGCGTCGTTCGTGTTCCTCGGCTCGCTGGCCGACGTGGAGCACCTGGTGGCCGGGGTCGCCGGGTTGGCGGTGGGCGCGCGGGCGGACCGGGTGCCGCGCGTCGAGGCGGTGCGGCTGGCGGTGGTCTCGGTCGTGGTCGTGACGGCGGCCGGGTTCGGGCTGGGCGCGTTCCTGCCGACGCAGAGCCCATTGGGGGACAACACCCAGGCGTCGACGGTGCTGGCCGGGATCGCGGTCTCGCTGGTGGTCGGGCCGCTGCTGGCGTTCGGCGTGCCGCGGAAGGTGCTGCGATGAGCGACTCGCGGTGGCCGCGCGGCGTCTACGGCACGGGCGAGGAGCCCGACTACCGGTTCAGCTTCGCCAACGAGCGGACGTTCCTGGCGTGGATCCGCACCGCGCTGGCGCTGCTCGCGTCCGGGGTGGCCGTCGACGCGGTCGACCTGGGGCTGCCGGGCGTGCTGGAGACCGTGCTGGCGCTGCTGCTGATCGGTCTGGGGCTGCTGTGCGCGGTCCTGTCGTGGGTGCGGTGGGCCAGTTGCGAACGCGCGATGCGCAACCAGCAGCCGCTGCCGTCGTTCGCGGTGGGGCTGGTGCTGGTGGCCGGGGTCGTGGTGGCGGCGGTCGTCGTGCTGGTGCTGAAGGTCTAGCGCGTGGACCGCGGCGCGCAGAACGAACGGACCGCGTTGGCGTGGCAGCGCACGGCGCTGGCGATGATCGCCGGGTCGGCGGTGCTGGCCCGGCTCACCGTCGACCGGGTCGGGCTGTTCGCGGTGGTGGGCATGGGGGTGACGGCCGTGCTGGGGCTGGTGGTGCTGGTCGCGGCCCGGTGGCGCTACCAGGAGGGGCGGCGCGGCCGGCGGACCGGCGCGGTGCTGCCGGCGGCGGTCGCGGCGGGCACGGCGGTGATGGTCCTGGTCGAGGTGACGGCCCTGCTGCTACCGCGCTGACCAGCGCTCTTGCTCTCCGGTGCAAGCGCCTTGCGCGGGTGTCCGGGCGGCCGGCAGCGTCTGCGGGGCACGAAGGACCTCGGGGAGGAGTCTCGTGATGAGCAAGATCCTGGCCGCGTTCGCGGTGTCCGTGTCGATCGGGGTGAGCGCGCTGGTGAGCGCGTCACCCGCGCACGCCGCGCAGGCGTGCACCAGCCTGGCCGGCCCGGCGGGCGGCTCGCTGCCGCTGTGCAAGACCTGGAACTGGGACGGCAACGACTACGACGGCCGCTGGTGGACCAACGGCCCGTCGTCGCTGCCCTCTCACACCTACCTCCAGCGCCGGGAGGACGGGGCTGTCCACAACTCGGCGTACTCCGGCACGTACAACGACAAGTCGAAGGTCCACTTCAGGCTGTGCGACTCGCTCGCGGGGCGCTGCAACGGCTGGTGGTGACGCCCGGAGGGCAGGGCCGCTGACGACCGCCGGGCCGCGAGCCCGGCTCGGCGGGGTCAGGACGGTTCGGGCCGGCCGGGTCCGGGCCAGGCGTCGCGGGCGCGCAGGTGCAGCACGAGCGCGGCGATGTTCCACGCGTCGTCCTCGCCGCGGTGGTGCCGGCCCTCCAGCGGCAGGCCGGCGATCTCCAGCGCCTGGGACATCCCGGGCCGCTTGCGCAGCCCGTGGGCCGCGGTGAACGCGACCTTGGCGTTGGTGTGGACCCGGCCGAACGGGTAGCGCGTGCCGGTGGCCTGACACTGACGGGTGAACTGGTTGCGGTCGTAGTCGCCCCAACTCGCCCACGGGCGGGTGCCGGCGTCGTGCTCGGTGGCCAGCAGTCGGCACGCCTCGGCGAACGACAGCCCGGTGTCCACCTCGGCCTGGGTCAGGCCGGTCAGCTCGGTGCAGAACGCGCTGACCGTGCTGCGTCGCGGCCGGACCAGCACGCGGTGCTTGCCGACCCGCGTGCCGCTCGCCAGGTCGACCACGGTCAGCCCGATCTCCACGATCTCGCTGGGCTGACCGGGCGGCGGCTGCCCGTCCCAGCAGGTGGCCTCCACGTCGACCACGTTGAGCAAGGCGTTCTCCACGGCGGGGACGGTAGCCGACCGGGTCATCCGGCACCCCCGGTTTTCCGGGGTACCGTGCAGGCGTGAACCGCTTCGCCGCACTCCGCACCCGTCGCGCCTGAGCGCGGCACCCCGCCGCGCCCGCAGGCAGCCGAACACTCCCACGGGTACGGAGAACTTGTTTTGTTCACACCACATGCGGAACTCGACGCGCTCCTGGCCGACTTCGTCCGGTCGGCCCGCGACATCCTCGGCGGCAGCTACGTCGGCGCCTACCTGCAGGGCTCGTTCGCCCTGGGCGCGGGCGACCGGCACAGCGACTGCGACTTCGTGATCGCGACGACCACCCAGCCCGCCGGCGCGGCGGAGGCCGGCCTGCGCGCGCTGCACGACGAGATCCCCACCAGGGCCGGTTCCTGGGCGGGGGAGCTGGAAGGCTCCTACGCCGACGTCACGTCCCTGCGCACGGTCGCCGGCCTCGGCGTGCCGTGGCTGTACTGCGACCACGGCCACCGCGTGCTGATCCGCGACACCCACTGCAACACCCCGCACACCCGCTGGATCCTGCGCAACCGGGGCATCACGCTGGACGGCCCGCCGGTCGCGAGCCTGGTGGACGAGGTGCCGCCGGAGGCGTTGCGGGCCGAGATGCGCGCGGCACTGCCGACCGTGCTG is a window of Saccharothrix espanaensis DSM 44229 DNA encoding:
- a CDS encoding aminoglycoside adenylyltransferase domain-containing protein, with amino-acid sequence MFTPHAELDALLADFVRSARDILGGSYVGAYLQGSFALGAGDRHSDCDFVIATTTQPAGAAEAGLRALHDEIPTRAGSWAGELEGSYADVTSLRTVAGLGVPWLYCDHGHRVLIRDTHCNTPHTRWILRNRGITLDGPPVASLVDEVPPEALRAEMRAALPTVLTDVARWAPADVAWTQRYIVTTCCRILYTLHTAQVASKRAALEWALDALHPDWRPLLTQVAGDRELGWDPAQRPRPGSMALTRRFAAYARAWAV
- a CDS encoding DUF202 domain-containing protein → MDRGAQNERTALAWQRTALAMIAGSAVLARLTVDRVGLFAVVGMGVTAVLGLVVLVAARWRYQEGRRGRRTGAVLPAAVAAGTAVMVLVEVTALLLPR
- a CDS encoding bifunctional lysylphosphatidylglycerol flippase/synthetase MprF; this encodes MDERGGRTDPGPADRAGAAGAVTGFETWASRAVGGVPQLVRRVPFTGAVVCALVLVGLVSRTVWRPLWRESWFHEVAYGVPALREGKVWTFVVGWFFTLNPVQFVGGVLLFAVLVGACELRLGTKRAALVAVIGQFAGITGASLLVWALSTTSWTWAQHVAQARDVGFTTGALAVVAVTSATLRSPWRLRVRAALWFYATVAFLFEGTLTDVSHGLAVFVGMVVGQRLWGVEPGYAPRTRRETRILAFGGMLALVFVELVVLLFPGHGPFGETSGDALPLLDVLIDLVLVGFVANQLRYGKRWAWWVAVVLGALNVLGAAFALLFILLGELPEGAPVALSSGLLWLGELALLLFNRGSFRVPLRRRLIGGVAADELNLSRARGLLTDVGGSTMSWMTVWPENRFYFTLDGRGYVGYQRHAGVAIALADPVVPAGTAAEAVREFAAMSEHGGLVPCLFSVTDEVARAARADGWQTVQIAEDTVVDLPELSFKGKKWQDIRTALNHAKRDGLEFRLVRLADEPFAILAQVRAISEQWVGDKGLPEMGFTLGGVDEALDPRVWVGLAIDGTGSVHGVTSWLPVFGPGGQVRGWTLDVMRRRTDGFRPVMEFMIASACLELRERGARFVSLSGAPLARGGSADLEGVDRVLDKLGGAMEPLYGFRSLHAFKAKFSPRYEPVHLAYRDEADLPRIGLALLRAYLPDASTRQILAASFSKP
- a CDS encoding 3'-5' exonuclease; this translates as MENALLNVVDVEATCWDGQPPPGQPSEIVEIGLTVVDLASGTRVGKHRVLVRPRRSTVSAFCTELTGLTQAEVDTGLSFAEACRLLATEHDAGTRPWASWGDYDRNQFTRQCQATGTRYPFGRVHTNAKVAFTAAHGLRKRPGMSQALEIAGLPLEGRHHRGEDDAWNIAALVLHLRARDAWPGPGRPEPS
- a CDS encoding YidH family protein codes for the protein MSDSRWPRGVYGTGEEPDYRFSFANERTFLAWIRTALALLASGVAVDAVDLGLPGVLETVLALLLIGLGLLCAVLSWVRWASCERAMRNQQPLPSFAVGLVLVAGVVVAAVVVLVLKV